A stretch of the Sulfurimonas sp. HSL-1656 genome encodes the following:
- a CDS encoding Dabb family protein, which produces MMIVHVEMYKFKLELNKMANMVKAKEMLEALPEKVEWLQTMQVGMDFNHGAHSYDLCLYATFKTKEHLMWYKVEQESLEVLNFIKDKTEEMHVVDYEVDEEG; this is translated from the coding sequence ATGATGATAGTACACGTTGAAATGTATAAGTTCAAACTCGAACTGAACAAGATGGCCAACATGGTCAAGGCCAAAGAGATGCTCGAAGCGCTGCCCGAAAAGGTGGAGTGGCTGCAGACGATGCAGGTGGGGATGGACTTCAACCACGGGGCGCACTCTTACGACCTCTGTCTCTACGCGACGTTCAAGACCAAGGAACACCTGATGTGGTACAAGGTCGAGCAGGAGAGCCTGGAAGTGCTCAATTTCATCAAAGACAAGACGGAAGAGATGCACGTTGTCGATTACGAGGTGGATGAAGAGGGGTAG
- the trxA gene encoding thioredoxin, producing MAPVALTAENFDKTIADNEIVIIDFWATWCGPCKQYGPIFERVAENVSDITFAKINTDEQQQLAAQFHIRSIPTTVVMKDEIIVFQQEGVLFHEKLLDIAEKAQALDMDMVRAKIAEQEAAAQQEG from the coding sequence ATGGCACCAGTAGCACTGACAGCGGAGAACTTTGACAAAACAATAGCGGACAACGAGATCGTCATCATCGATTTCTGGGCGACATGGTGCGGGCCATGCAAGCAGTACGGCCCCATCTTTGAACGTGTCGCGGAGAACGTTTCAGACATCACCTTCGCCAAGATCAATACCGACGAGCAGCAGCAACTGGCCGCCCAGTTCCATATCCGTTCCATCCCGACGACGGTGGTCATGAAAGACGAGATCATCGTGTTCCAGCAGGAGGGGGTTCTTTTCCACGAGAAGCTGCTGGACATCGCGGAAAAGGCGCAGGCGCTCGATATGGACATGGTCCGCGCAAAAATTGCAGAGCAGGAAGCGGCAGCGCAGCAAGAAGGCTGA
- a CDS encoding transglutaminase family protein, whose protein sequence is MWLHASCFLEFSIPVPTPFLLMLRPRSGWQQWVASEHYVLSPNVPVMEFTDMFGNLCQRLVAPSGYFTVHTSVDIETAEACDMAPGAPFVEVQQLPDETLPYLYPSRYCESDRFTEMARSITAGRAAGYDQCAAIVEYIRNTVRYAPGMGQQIISASELNQSGFGVCRDMAHLGIACCRALSIPARMVVGYLETLEPMDLHAWFEAYVGGRWYTFDPTQNDLWGGRIAIAFGRDAADVAIYTQFGDPVELLYMSVNVERMVSPPSDSAL, encoded by the coding sequence ATGTGGTTACACGCATCTTGTTTTCTTGAATTCAGTATTCCGGTTCCGACACCTTTTCTGCTGATGCTGCGCCCCCGGAGCGGATGGCAGCAGTGGGTTGCCAGCGAACATTACGTTCTGTCGCCCAATGTGCCGGTGATGGAGTTTACGGATATGTTCGGCAACCTCTGCCAGCGGCTGGTCGCACCGTCGGGCTACTTTACCGTTCACACCTCCGTCGACATTGAAACTGCCGAGGCCTGCGATATGGCCCCGGGTGCTCCTTTTGTCGAAGTGCAGCAACTGCCCGACGAGACGCTCCCTTACCTCTACCCCAGCCGCTACTGCGAATCGGACCGTTTTACGGAAATGGCCAGGTCGATCACGGCGGGCCGGGCCGCGGGCTACGACCAGTGCGCCGCTATTGTCGAGTATATCCGCAATACGGTCCGGTACGCGCCCGGCATGGGGCAGCAGATCATCAGCGCCTCCGAGCTCAACCAGAGCGGCTTCGGTGTTTGCCGCGACATGGCCCACCTGGGCATCGCCTGCTGCCGGGCGCTGTCGATACCGGCGCGCATGGTTGTCGGTTACCTGGAGACCCTTGAACCGATGGACCTTCACGCCTGGTTCGAAGCCTATGTAGGCGGCCGGTGGTACACGTTCGACCCGACACAAAATGACCTGTGGGGCGGGCGCATCGCGATCGCCTTCGGACGGGATGCCGCCGACGTCGCCATCTACACGCAGTTCGGCGACCCCGTGGAGCTGCTGTATATGTCTGTCAATGTCGAACGGATGGTCTCGCCTCCCTCCGACAGTGCGTTATGA